From Streptomyces sp. NBC_00775, one genomic window encodes:
- a CDS encoding carbohydrate ABC transporter permease, whose translation MMTATAAASPKGQRRDGPTRPGRGGTRRRRSAGPLFIAPFMALFLLLFLAPLGYAAYLSLFQEKLIGGSTFVGLDNYVTALKDPLFLKGIGRVALFFLIQVPVMLLLALFFALALDSGLLRLARVIRLGIFVPYAVPSVIATLMWGYLYGPDFGPFAQISRHLHLPAPHFLSDSWMLGSLANIVTWEFVGYNMIILYAALRTIPAELYEAAAMDGAGAWRIAWSIKLPALRPALTLTLLFSVIGSFQLFNEPKLLMSVAPDVISSSYTANLYAYSVAFISQQTNYAATVSFILGLVIVIVSYAFLLTANRRRTS comes from the coding sequence ATGATGACTGCCACAGCCGCGGCCTCCCCCAAGGGCCAGCGCCGAGACGGGCCGACCCGCCCCGGGCGCGGTGGCACGCGCCGCCGCCGGTCGGCAGGGCCACTGTTCATCGCCCCGTTCATGGCGCTGTTCCTGCTGCTCTTCCTCGCCCCGCTCGGCTACGCCGCCTACCTGAGCCTCTTCCAGGAGAAGCTCATCGGCGGCTCGACCTTCGTCGGCCTGGACAACTACGTCACCGCGCTGAAGGACCCGCTCTTCCTCAAGGGCATCGGCCGCGTCGCCCTGTTCTTCCTGATCCAGGTCCCGGTGATGCTGCTGCTGGCCCTGTTCTTCGCGCTCGCCCTGGACAGCGGCCTGCTCCGCCTCGCCCGAGTGATCCGCCTCGGCATCTTCGTCCCGTACGCCGTCCCGAGCGTGATCGCCACCCTCATGTGGGGTTACCTCTACGGCCCCGACTTCGGCCCCTTCGCCCAGATCAGCCGCCATCTCCACCTGCCGGCCCCGCACTTCCTCAGCGACAGCTGGATGCTCGGCAGCCTCGCGAACATCGTGACCTGGGAGTTCGTCGGCTACAACATGATCATCCTGTACGCCGCCCTGCGCACCATCCCCGCCGAGCTCTACGAGGCCGCCGCCATGGACGGCGCCGGCGCCTGGCGCATCGCCTGGTCCATCAAACTCCCCGCGCTGCGCCCGGCGTTGACCCTCACTCTGCTGTTCTCGGTGATCGGCAGTTTCCAGCTGTTCAACGAACCGAAGCTGCTGATGAGCGTCGCCCCGGACGTGATCAGCAGTTCCTACACCGCCAACCTCTACGCCTACTCCGTCGCCTTCATCAGCCAGCAGACCAACTACGCGGCCACGGTGTCCTTCATCCTCGGTCTTGTCATCGTGATCGTGTCGTACGCCTTCCTGCTCACCGCGAACCGCAGGAGGACCTCATGA
- a CDS encoding carbohydrate ABC transporter permease: MTTVTPAHSPASTGKRPPAEARTRRRSSARRRSTPLTIAMLAVLAYFLLPLFWLLIASTKSTQDLFNSFGLWFSHAPQLLSNIKATFTQDDGVYGRWLLNTVLYAGVSALGAALLAAAAGYGFAKYRFRGHGAAFNLILGAIMIPTTALAIPTYLLFAKAGLVNTPWAVILPSLISPFGLYLMRIYAEDAIPDSLIEAARMDGAGELRIFLTIALRLLAPGLVTVILFTLVATWNNYFLPLIMLNDPNLYPITVGLSSWAAQAQNGGAGASSDMLALVVTGSLISIIPLVLAFLLLQRYWQSGLATGGVKQ; this comes from the coding sequence ATGACCACCGTGACCCCCGCACACTCGCCGGCTTCGACGGGTAAGCGGCCGCCCGCCGAGGCCCGCACACGGCGCCGGTCGTCGGCCCGCCGGCGCAGCACCCCGCTGACGATCGCCATGTTGGCCGTCCTCGCGTACTTCCTGCTCCCGCTGTTCTGGCTGCTGATCGCCTCGACCAAGAGCACCCAGGATCTCTTCAACAGCTTCGGCCTGTGGTTCTCGCACGCCCCGCAGCTGCTGTCGAACATCAAGGCCACCTTCACCCAGGACGACGGCGTCTACGGGCGCTGGCTGCTCAACACGGTCCTCTACGCCGGGGTGAGCGCGCTCGGCGCCGCACTGCTCGCGGCGGCGGCCGGCTACGGCTTCGCCAAGTACCGCTTCCGAGGCCATGGCGCCGCCTTCAACCTCATCCTCGGCGCCATCATGATCCCGACCACCGCCCTGGCGATCCCCACCTACCTGCTCTTCGCCAAAGCGGGCCTGGTCAACACCCCTTGGGCCGTCATCCTGCCGTCCTTGATCAGCCCCTTCGGCCTCTACCTCATGCGGATCTACGCCGAGGACGCCATCCCCGACAGTCTCATCGAGGCCGCCCGCATGGACGGCGCCGGAGAACTCAGGATCTTCCTCACGATCGCGCTGCGGCTGCTGGCCCCCGGCCTGGTGACGGTCATCCTCTTCACGCTCGTAGCCACCTGGAACAACTACTTCCTGCCGCTGATCATGCTCAACGACCCGAACCTGTACCCCATCACGGTCGGGCTCTCCTCCTGGGCCGCCCAGGCGCAGAACGGTGGCGCCGGAGCCAGCAGCGACATGCTCGCCCTCGTCGTGACCGGCTCCCTGATCTCGATCATCCCGCTCGTCCTGGCCTTCCTGCTGCTCCAGCGGTACTGGCAGAGCGGCCTGGCCACCGGCGGCGTCAAGCAGTAG